ATACATCTGGcacaaatgttattatttttgagTAGGCTCCATCTCAGGATTTGTCTGACAGACCATATGAAtgcaaatatacattttcttGTGTGCATTATTTCCTACGTATGTTCgtatgcatccaactctacatgatccCGTCAGTGCTCTCTGTAAAATAGGTCAAAAATGTTCACAGTTAAATACAACAAGTCTTAGAGCACATAAGTCATATGACTACAAAGCACATGGCAAATAGCTTTAGCATTGCCATTGTTTCTGCTTTGCAAGTGACAACCAATATGTTATAGAAAACTAACAAAACGTATTCAAGATAAATTTCTATGTGACAATGTGTGAAACTATTATAAATACACCAGacattataaaattataataataagtctagatataaataatataaatacatcacATTTAAAGCTTAAGATTCCAAACTTTTACTCACAGGATCCACAATCTGAGTATTAAAACGCACAGATCAACATTCTTACCAGTCAAAAATTTaagcattatattatatatctttaaACACTGCAATTTTACACAcaatatgtaattaaaaaaacatgtgttccatatttctgtatatttttactttaaatggCACATGACAAGATAAATTGataatatatgtgaaatatacatattttcattgCCCACCTTATACacaaatcattaaataaattatgtttggTTATTAGAGactaaatataatgtatatatgaatgtatgtacatatatacatacaggtaCCTGGTATGGACTCTATTATCTATTGGGACCTAGGCTCTCCATAATTTGAAGCACCATGATGCACCATGCCTTAAATTTACTAAAATGCATTCTGTATTTTGGAACTTCCTGGATAATAGATtcatggggagagagagagggagagagagagagagagagaggtgcagtgagagacagggagagggagaggggtaggaaaagagagagggggagggagggagggagggaggaaggaagggtgatatagacagagagagagagagagagagagagagagagagggagggagggtgatatagacagagagagagagagggagagagggggagggagggagagagggagggagggaggatgggtgatatagacagagagagagagtgagagagagaggtgcagtgagagacagagagagggagagagggggagggagagagggggagggaggaagggtgatatagacagagagatagagtgagagagagagagagagagagagagagagagagagagagagagagagagagagagagagagagagagagagagagagagaaagagagagaagatgaATTATATGCCTCAGTATAATAGCTTGATCTGCATTAAGTTTCAGATTTAGCCACTGGTCAACACCTAATCTACTATTACTCTTATCGCTGTTCTCAGCCTCAAAAATTTTATTCCCAAAGCTTTGTATTTTACTACCTTTTCTTAGAGAATTATAGCAGTAATTGCTACTTTAAGCTGCAGATATAAATTGTTGGGTTCCACAATTCCCCCTCTTTCATAAGCTGTGAAAATAGCAAATCACAGCAGAGTCGTGTACCCACCAATACTATTATTTCACTTAAAGCCTTCACAGCAAGCTAAGAATCCCATTAAAATGTTTCACGGCAGCTGTAGACTCTTGACAGAAATTCCTCTGAAGTATTTTCCTGTTTGTCTTGTAGCTGACTTACCATTAAAGCTAATTACTCTGGGGCCATTGTCCTTTATTATACACTTAGCGTACATCTAAAAGGTTTGGATTAGCAACAATCAAAGGCATGGTTTGCAGTCAGATGCAGATATGTCAAGCAGAGGTAATTAGAAAAGATACCATGAAAACAACACAAGTCATATTAAATAGCATGTTCACATCCCTAATTTACTTCAATATCTAACATTCAGCAAcatttaaaatatgctaaagtgGCAAGTTCAATTCTAAATAAAGTCTGTTGATTGTGCTTTCTTTTTGTTTAAGAAGGCATAATAAGATCAGCACTATGTGATTCCCATTGATACCAAGTACTTGTTCtgcttttacacatttttttgttttctcaggtAGAGTGTGTTGATGTTATACTTAATGTGAACAGAATGAATTGCAGATATGGCTTAGTCCTCAGTGTCAAAGCCAAAGCACAACGTTCACACTAATGAAAACACAAAACCATTTGATGAAGCTGGAACAGCTTTTTCATAAACAGTAAAAGGCAATTATACTTCCTTCCCTGCCTGAGATTTCCCCTGGTTCTTTTTAAGTACTACTATTATTTCCCACACATTTGAAAAGAAATCACATACATCAAGCTATGTATACtttatttagtgtgtgtgtggggaaggggggtataATGGTGCACACAGAGTGTATATCATAACAGCAATAAAATAAGTaagttattgtttatttactgtAGCATATACTTGACAGCTTATCATGGAGTGTtgactgttttgttttatttatctatgTATGCTTGTATGTAGGTAAGTATGTATGCTGTTATTTAAATTGATCAAGACTTGTGGCTGCATTTTCAATAGAGTTTATTGCAGAAATGTAAGGGAaaaaaatggagaggaaacatACGCTATGTTTTACTTTATTGCATCTAATTATTTGGTCAAacagtgtgtatatttatatagggTGATGTAACTTACTGAAAAAGATGTACTCTGTATAACTGCTCCATATTTTGTCATCCCTGTACTGGTTTACGAAGGCTGCCGTTCCAGTTGAGTTGCACGCTACCATGTGAAACCCAGCTTCAGAGAGCCTGTCAAAAGCTTGCTCCAGGTAAGTGAATTTCAGGTAGAACCTAGACGTGTACTTTTCTGGGGGGCGATCAGGGTCTCTACTCTCATTCAAGGTTTCTCCAAAAACTTCTTTGGCTAAAGCTATTCTACCACAAACCATAATCCTGGCAACTCTTCTGAATTTGGCATCAGCCTGGTTATCTCTGACCATGGTGTAGGAGCCTCTGTAGCCTATAGTGATGAAACCAGATTTCTTGTCCAGCGCTGCAGACCTGATCAGGTCACTGCTTTGTGAGTTCTCTTCAAGATCACTCTGACAGCCCTCATCATTCAGAGAACTCTGCTTGGTCACTTTAGGCGTGAGCATTTTCACCAGGTCGCTGAGCTGGAAATACTCAGCTTCCTTTAAAAGTCTTTCCTTCTCTGGGAAGTGATCTGGGAGAGAAAGCTGCTTATCCCGCAGATAGTCCAGTACATACCTAAAGAGAAAGCCATCCCTGTCTATGAAGAATCGTGCCCTATTGTCTCTGGGCAGCTCCTTGACGTTGTTTCTACAGAACATACTGTACAAAGTGCTGTCCGGAACGCTGGTAAGCGTGGAATGTTTTGTCACATAAACTTGGCCACCCACGTTCAGCTCCACCACGTCTGGAAAGGGAAAGGACATCTCGCTGATAGGGAGGATTGTATCTTTCAGAGCCATATCTCCACATCAACATGCAGAAAGTAATGCCTCGTAATAAACAGAGACCAGTCTCTGTAATATTTCTGGGACTGTGCCCCTGCTGTCAAATCGACGACTAATACACTAATCTGAGCGAGAAACAAGTGACTTCTATTCCGACCCACAAGTGAGCAACTATCAGCACCAGGGACAGCGGCACACAGCACTCAGCACTGAGAGCACTGAGCTGACGTCGCTGTGCTGGAGGCTGGGCTTCGGGAACTTTTTCCACATCTGTCTTTTAAAGGAGCAGTTTTCAGTTACGTAATCTTCTTGCTGTGTGTCCTCTAATGCCTTCAGTATATTAACCCATATCTATTAATAAATACTACTTATATCCTAAGATTGCAAGTTAAGTCAAATTTGCTTTGCTGGCATGACAATAtcgtatataaaattattttgcaaagttGTTTTTGCATAATCTATTATATTTCATAATCTGTGGCTATAGTGTTTTCTCTAAGTGACTATAATTTGTATTACATAagtatgtatacatttattaaaggTGCGTGAATCTAAGGTTACAATATACTATACAGATTTGTCAACATTTGTACACTAAAAAGctatataaaatacagttttatttgtgATTTAAGGCAGCTATAACAGAGTGTAAGAGAGTAAAAGAGTTTTCGCTTGTAAAGTTactatttttgttaatttatgCGGTCAATAAAATATAGGATTAGGTTCTGTCTACAGCAAGGGGGAAAGGTTTGAAAACCCCAACACTGGGTCAGAACTAACCAAATCTATTTAAAAACTGGCCCTAGAAGGGTGTGGGTAAAAGTCAGATTCTACCTAAAATTCACTTACCTGGAGCAAGCTTTTGACAGGCTCTCTGAAGCTGGGTTTCACATGGTAGCTTGCAACTCAACTGGAACAGCAGCCTTCGTAAACCAGTACAGGGATGACAAAATGCCAGATCCACACAAAAAACCGGACCTACACAAAAATCTGATCCACACTTCATTCACACAAAAAGCCGAATCCACACAAAAAGCCAGGTCAACACAAAAAGCTGAACTACACAAAATTGCTAAATCAATActaaattcacacaaaaaaaGCCAGATCCCTGTAAAAAGCCAGACCTACACTAAGTTCACACGAAAAGCCAGATCCATACAAAAAGTCAGTTTAACGCAAAAAACTGGAACCACACTAAAAAGTGGATTCATACTAAATTCACAGAAAAATCCAGATACATGCAAAACATCGGATCCACATTAAATTAACACAAAAAGTTGGATCCACACAAAATGTCAGTTACTGTTTAGCATGTGAAGTATAGGGCAATGATGTACTTACAGTAAATAGTATGAAGGGAAATCTGCTTACCCTTTGTGTGATCCCAAATATTTTGCagcatcatcacatcatcatcatcaccatttatttatatagcgccactgattccgcagtgctgtacagagaactcacatcagtccctgccccattggagcttacagtctaaattccctaacatatacacacatacacacatacacagacagacagagagactagggtcaattttcatagcaaccaattaacctagcagtatgtttttggagtgtgggaggaaactggagcagctggaggaaacccacgcaaacacggggagaacatacatggtcaggaattgaagtcatgaccccagcgctgtgaggcagaagtgctaccacttagccactgtgctgccccataatAGCATAATGGCATTTACATACATACTGTATTTATCCAACTAGTCTAGGTGGTCAAGAAACTAACTtgccagtcctgggggtaaatgtatcaagctgcgagtttccagcagttttgaaaagtggagatgttgcttatagcaaccagtcagattctagttatcatttatttagaacattgtacaaaatgacagcaaaaatctgattggttgctataggcaacatctccacttttcaaacccaccaggaaactcgcagcttgatacatttaccccctggtgtagagagaagaaaagaggggCATGCAGTAAATTCTGGGCACAGTTGCCAGTTGGTGTTATTTCTACCTATCAGGGTTGGTTGGAAAATGGCAGCATGGGTGCTGTGCACTGACTAGTCATTGGTAATAGTTTTCACATAAGAAGATTAAAACTCAATTGAAACCAATATTGTACAGCACCACACAGATACAGTATGTAACACTATCTCAGAGGGATGCAATGTGTTGCACCCTCCTACAAATGGATCATGTaagacagtgtttcccaactccagtcctcagggacccctaacagtgcagattttccagatcacaagtgaaataattttaccacctgtggatctttcaaaatatgtcagtcagtaatgagtacacctgtgctccagcaaggagatattaaaaacatgcactgttaggggtccctgaggacagGATATGAGGGAACCAGGGATGTAAGAGTTTGCTCACATAAATGACTCTGTTGTACATCTAGTACACTATTATTACACTAACGTTTACTAACCTTCTCAGAAGCTTCATGTTTCCTTTTGACTCAGAGTTGATTGTATTCCTCAGGGAGTTTTGCTGATTACATTTGCTTAACATAAACATAAGGGATTGAGGCTTAATACACTTATTAGCATCTCCCGTAATGATAGTTTTTCACTGTGTGTAAGCATATTTCCTACACCCAGAGTTGCTTTAAGACATCAGTTGGTTTAGTTTTCCTGTGAGGCATACAAagcaaaaacacatttaaaaaaatattttctttgataCAAATTATACTATGGGGGTTTCTTACATTTTCAGAATCTGCGCATTGAAGAAGGTCAGAGCTTGATTTCAGGTAAAGTAAGGGCTATGTAAAAATAAGGACTATAAATAATTCAAATAGTGTAGATGGTCTATAGTTACCTAGCCAACCACCACTAAAGTTCTGTCAAAAGTGAAGGTGCTATGTGTTCACCAAAGCATGTCCCACTCAAGTGCAGTCTGAGCCCCCCTCGTAATTGCACTTAGATCCACATAGATGTGACAGTCATATCAATAACAGAGCTCAGAAGCTTGTTTCAACTTTAATCTCTGTTGGTGACTTTATCTTTCCTTCACAGGCAATCCTTAGACAAATAGAAAGAAAAGAACAATAGTCGCTAATGGTGTATTGCCCTTTTAAACAATCTCTTTATTAAAACTTTAAAAATGGACACTCACATGTAAGTAGCAAATAGCAATTATACTCCTACCAGAAGCCACTGAGAATGAAAACATTTGCTGAAATAGGGGCATAtgcaattggccgtgttactgtcaaaagtaacgcatcttgtgcactattaccggtattacggtaatagtgcgcgtaattaccgttattaaggtacctttaacgccggctttcagctcgcagctcagggagctgtgagctgaaattcaggttagaattaccgtaataacggtaatacttttaacgccacGTTGCTTTTGTGAGTAacatggctaattgaatatgccccatagagcccCGGGATTATGCGCTGCAGATGGAAATTATGCTCCATTCGCTACTGGAACCAGTGTAGAAACGTATTTGTTCCCAGCCAATGTGTTTCACCCCTTATCTGTGGTCTTTTTTAAGGTAAGTGGGAACTAAAGTAATCGCTGTATTTTTATCATGAGCTCAACCAATCAGCAGCAATATATAGGTTTCCATGGTAACCGAAAATGAAACTTCTTTATTCTAATATTGTATCACTGTACATGTAAAAGATCCCATGATTACACCTTAATTGTGCACACAATCTTCATATTCTGTTCCTGGATACGCTCATTACATTACCATACTCTTTTACACTTTCCCTCTTATTACATGCTAACTTCAGTtctttaaacctaatttattATATCTCACAgagttatatataaaatatatcctgTATCAATTATAAATTCATATTCACAGTGCAGATAAATATGTATAAAGACAAACCATACCAATACAACTTCAGGGCTTAATAAACCCTTCTGTGCAAAATCACTACTTAAAATGGCTGACCTCATACCATGCTTTGTTGAGAGCCCATGCTAACAGCATGTGGCTCCCTGGTGGCCATTTTTTAATCGCCTGTTTTATACCACTAAAGATATGTGGCTATAAAACAATGGGATCTTTCAACTATAGCAACTGGCCCAGTTCTTAAGTTATTATACTATACAACCAGTTTTCGCATTTTTCTTATTCAATCTCCAACAATACATTACAATACAACACTTACAAGCCCACCACAAATATTTCTTTATCCAACAGTCTCACAGGTTATTAACACAAAACCATGTAGTCTGTATCTTTATTTAGCAGTCATTACACATTGTCCACTAATCTCCCTTTGgtctcacagggggggggggatgtctaCAACACACGTATATCATAGACACAGTCAAATACAATGTAACTATCTTTCCCAAGTAAGAATTTTCAAACAAACTTATTTAACTTATCTTATTTAACTTATATCTTCCTAAATAACAATACCTAACTGTATCTCTTACTAGTCAATCACTTACAAGCGAACACTTCTTAAAAGCTAGACCGCATGGCCTAGGACTCTGTCGGCCATTTTTAACAAAGACACCTTTCTGCAGTCTTCTTACAACACAGATATCTCACACATTGAGAATGGGAATatcaaaaacaaatacaaataatggcTTCATGCAACACAAGTGTTATCTCCCACAACAACCTGTTTGCTAACTTCCATCTAATATCACTTAACAATCTTCACTTAATCACAAACAATGTAAAGACATCTATTTCAAATCTTTACACACTATGTATTTAACAACTGACAatctataatattataatatcacGGCCACAAACATTTCAACAagccaaagacaattccattcagACATCACATCATTACtggccaaattatgtgattgttCCAATATACCAGACCTCCATGTTGTCCCAATGTAGCTCCTATTGTTTATAGCTTTACTATTAAAGAACTGACAATAAATATTGACAATATTTCTCATATCAAGTCTATTTCCTCATGTTCAAAGTATTACTAGAGCCCCAAAGGGCCCATTCTATACTTCTCTGTTCTTGTGTCTTGAGAGGGTAAAAACTGTGTCTGTTTCTGTGAACAGTCTTCTCCCCTTGTCTTAATAAAAGTTCATTACAAAAACTCTGTGGGAGTAGCTAATGCAGATGATTGGAAGCCAGGTCCAttcaaatgtaatgtatttggctTCACGGTTCTCTTTACAGAAACGCTACGTGCCATATAATGTGGGGGAAGGGATTGTCCAGGGAAAACAGTTCTTTTTTGATAATGGCTAAAACGAGATGGAAAATGTTTGATTATATATAACTTTTTCAGTACACATAGTGTTTTACTATAGGACCCCATTAAATCTAGAAAATAAACCACTGTACAAAGAGTATATATCAAGACATAAAACTGATTGATAACCAAGATCCACTATTTCCGTTGCCTCACACCAGTCTTTGCAAATATACTCCATAAATGTAGTGACTTCTGAAGACTGTATGACTTCTAAAAAACATACTTTCATCATATCTTATATCTTATAAGTGCTGGTAATTCTTATGTAAAGATAGCCCAGCTAAAATAAGGGTGTGTACTAGTGCGAGACTATTGGGTAATTTCCCATAATTCAAATTGTGATGTTGATTTGAAATGTACATAAATAATATGGTGTGAGCCACATAAATATATCTAGCTGGAATGGTCAAAATGATTCTTAACGAAAACCTACTATGATATTTTGGAACAAGATAGGGAGCCtaaattcttttactaaaaacccttatgggcctgagtcattaaggagggtaaagcaaaaaacaagtaactttgctccttgacaaaccatgttacaatgcaaggggtgcaaattactttattattttgcatgtaaggaaatactggctgctttttcatgtagcacacaattacttgatagttttatttttacactaaaattgaaagttgatctaggacatgccttaccccaactataaatctgtccccacactaaatcccccccccctccaatgcaacatggttttgccaatatgcaaatttactccttgcTTTGATCTCCTtgaggaatcaggccctatatgtgcagATAGTTGCACTAATGCAATAAAGACTCATGATATCACGAGATTATTAGGTAATTCCCAAGACTCAAAATTCAACGTTGCCTGGAAATGTACATCAGCAATGTAATATGAGCCACACAGATGGATCTGACATCTATAGAGAAATAAATTAGAATTATCCAAAGAAATACTGCTTATTGGATGATCTTAGTCTCGGGCAAGATAAAAGATATTAatcttccaacaacattttaaatcatTATGTTAAAAGTAAGTAGAAATGAACTCACATGACATATGTTAACAATAAATGTATGATTCAGTAACACAATAAGGAAATATGCACCACTGTGTTAAAGTTCATATGACAGCAGTCATATCAAAAATAAGGATTATTACTATTAAGTTCAATTTTAGGATagaaatgttttatacatttgaAATTCTTTGTGTCATGTTGGAAAGCAcctcaaggggtatatttactaaactttgggtttaaaaaagtagagatgttgcctatagcaaccaatcagattctatgattttatagaatgtactaaataaatgacagctagaatctgattggttgctataggcaacatctccactttttcaaacccacagtttagtgaatataccgcAAAGTGTAAACTCAGCCTCTTTCAAAAAAATGGGTTGCTTGTGTTCCTAGAACACCATACAGACACAATGGTGACCAGGGAAGAAAGCTAATTTAGTCCTTTCTTTACTTGGTTGAAGGAAAGTAGAGGGAGTGACATTCTGATATGAATGATATTCTATGccattttaatgttgaggctatgtattttaattttaggaTTGCTTCCATAGAAGTTTGGCCTACAATTTAGAGGGGAAAAAATGCATTCAATTTGTTTATAAAACTATAAATTATCTGCTTGATTCAATAAAGGAATTGTGAATTGCTGACAAGTTCTTTGGGAACTGTCACTCTTTTTGACAGCAAATCACTTTGGGTCAGTTGAACGGTCTGGATTATGTTTAAGCTGTTTAAAGTAAAAGGTCTCATCATAAATAAGAAAacacacatatttttaaatatgcaaAAGTAAAACTACTTGAAGAAGACTTATTAAAGTGTTTTTTGGACACATTGTGCTAAGTTAGATGAGTAATTGGTTTTACATTCAGATACAATGCAAGAGCTGACATGCATGAGGGGGAAGAAAGATGCCCTACAGGTGAAAATAGAAATTGCGTATTCAGAGacaaaaatgtgattttacaaTCATGAGAGTGGCATGCACATTAATATAAAATTGAAAGAGAATCAAAGGGACACAATTGATTGAAATTTATACCATTGGATTATCCGGAAATGCTTATCACTGTTAGCTCTTCCATAGCATACAAAATCTCTTGAggaaatacattaaatataattttctaaGCATATCTTGAAAATGGCATTTCATGGAGTTCATTCTGTCATGTTCTTACCctaccaagaaaaaaaaaacagaatgtgCCCAGCATTTGATTTAGTTTCACTAACAAAGTTGATTTTATGCTGAGATACTCATGTCTGGGGAGAAACCTATTTGCACGGAATCTGACACTGTAGAAAACACTGATTATTACATTGAATGTAATTTAGATTGATAACAAGCAAAAGTAAATTGTGTCAAGTATGCTTGTATGTATTTGTGGGTATAACGTAGAGATGGGcatcattttcaaaactgtttatGTTATTCCACATTTTTCAGGGACGGAATGGGCTGGGGGGCTTGTATTGTACTGCCTGGACCAGCTTGAAAGAAATGGGGACTTTTCTCCTCATCTGTTCTTTTTGACTTAGGAGCAGTGTTTGGGACCAGCTACCTTATTGAAGGTGACATTTCCCTGTCTTTCCTCTCTCTACCCTCTCACCCTCCTCCACTTCAACTTAGCACCTGTGGAAATTTCAACTCTAAATCATTCCCAGGAGGAAGACAGAGGAGTCTCCCACAGCATTGTATATTTAAGATAAGTGCTTGTTAGTTAATAAACTGTGgcaactggtgtgtgtgtgtacagttttAATATACTATGGGACTGGTATATTTGTGTGATTAATATACTTTGGAGGCTCGGTATGTGTGGGGTTAATATACTGTGTGGACTCGTGTGTGCGTGGGTTACTATACTGTGGGGACTCGTGTATGTGGGTTACTATACTGTGGGGACTCGTGTATGTGGGTTACTATACTGTGAAGACTCGTGTGTGTGGGTTAACATACTGTGGGGACTCAAGTGTGTGTGGTGTTTATATACTGTGGGGACTCAAGGGTGTGTGGGGTTAATATAAGTGGGGACTAAAGGGTGTCTGTGGCTAATATACTGTGCGGACTGAAGGGTGTGTGAGGTTAATATACTGTGAGGACTTGGCTGTGTGTCGGGTTACTATACTGTGGGGACTTGGGTGTGTGT
The Mixophyes fleayi isolate aMixFle1 chromosome 1, aMixFle1.hap1, whole genome shotgun sequence DNA segment above includes these coding regions:
- the KCTD8 gene encoding BTB/POZ domain-containing protein KCTD8 yields the protein MALKDTILPISEMSFPFPDVVELNVGGQVYVTKHSTLTSVPDSTLYSMFCRNNVKELPRDNRARFFIDRDGFLFRYVLDYLRDKQLSLPDHFPEKERLLKEAEYFQLSDLVKMLTPKVTKQSSLNDEGCQSDLEENSQSSDLIRSAALDKKSGFITIGYRGSYTMVRDNQADAKFRRVARIMVCGRIALAKEVFGETLNESRDPDRPPEKYTSRFYLKFTYLEQAFDRLSEAGFHMVACNSTGTAAFVNQYRDDKIWSSYTEYIFFRSPQKLVSTKQDCEEVKQENILDKGSGSRTSCNELSTSSCDSQSDASTPQENTSMLQQSSALQPNTLTLDRPSKKSHVQWVPPPDKRRNSELFETLVSKSRDNNLSKRKVYEKPSVEEEMKKCIQEFKKIQIPDYFPEKKRPWQMELLEKYDL